A portion of the Pseudoxanthomonas sp. JBR18 genome contains these proteins:
- a CDS encoding amidohydrolase family protein has product MASVSTADAVAPRASATYAMDDYAKVRKFDAHVHANGADPVFLQLARTDNFELLSINVDYPDFPSIDQQHRAALKLAKDDPQRFHWAATFSMKGFGTPGWLAATNKRLDEEVAEGARAVKVWKNIGMVERNAKGELIMLDDPGLSPVADHIQQLGVPLIAHQAEPYNCWLPLDKMTTDNDREYFSKHPDYYMYLHPEMPSHEDLMAARDRFVAAHPQLKFVGAHMASLEYDVDVLAKFLDAYPQATVDLAARMSQVQYQSLRDPSKVRDFFVRYQDRLLYGTDLTQGPDADPATFKAEAHASWTSDWRYLATGQSQRVDMLNAEVPGLALPRAVIDKLYYRNAIRVFGLKDRSAAAGGK; this is encoded by the coding sequence GTGGCGTCCGTCTCGACCGCGGACGCGGTCGCGCCGCGGGCCTCGGCGACCTATGCCATGGACGACTACGCCAAGGTGCGCAAGTTCGACGCGCACGTGCATGCCAATGGCGCGGATCCTGTATTCCTGCAGCTGGCGCGGACCGACAACTTCGAGTTGCTGTCGATCAACGTCGACTACCCTGATTTTCCGAGCATCGACCAGCAGCACCGGGCCGCGCTGAAGCTGGCCAAGGACGATCCGCAGCGCTTCCACTGGGCGGCGACGTTCTCGATGAAGGGCTTCGGGACGCCTGGCTGGCTGGCGGCGACCAACAAGCGCCTGGACGAGGAGGTGGCCGAGGGCGCCAGGGCGGTGAAGGTGTGGAAGAACATCGGCATGGTCGAGCGCAACGCCAAGGGCGAGCTGATCATGCTGGACGATCCCGGGCTGTCCCCGGTCGCCGACCATATCCAGCAACTCGGCGTTCCGCTGATCGCGCATCAGGCCGAGCCCTACAACTGCTGGTTGCCGCTGGACAAGATGACCACCGACAACGATCGCGAGTATTTTTCAAAGCATCCGGACTACTACATGTACCTGCATCCGGAGATGCCCTCGCACGAGGACCTGATGGCCGCGCGCGACCGGTTCGTGGCCGCGCATCCGCAGTTGAAGTTCGTCGGCGCGCACATGGCCAGCCTGGAATACGACGTGGACGTGCTGGCGAAGTTCCTGGACGCCTACCCACAGGCCACGGTCGACCTGGCCGCCCGCATGAGCCAGGTGCAGTACCAATCGTTGCGCGATCCATCCAAGGTGCGTGACTTCTTCGTCCGCTATCAGGATCGGCTGCTGTATGGCACCGACCTGACCCAGGGGCCGGATGCCGACCCCGCCACGTTCAAGGCCGAGGCACACGCGTCCTGGACCTCGGACTGGAGATACCTGGCCACCGGCCAATCGCAGCGTGTGGACATGCTCAATGCCGAGGTTCCGGGCCTGGCGCTGCCGCGCGCGGTGATCGACAAGCTCTACTATCGCAACGCCATCCGGGTCTTCGGACTGAAGGACCGGTCCGCCGCCGCGGGCGGCAAGTGA
- a CDS encoding OmpA family protein, with product MSELELDDASTATTWAAFGDLMSVLLGAFVLILVGVIGVQLQLSQRLDQEVKQRQAEAQRRKTLEQALAAPLAAGRVTLVDGRIGIRGNVLFALNSDQLQPEGREVLRSLAAPLAQYLAAREEILMVSGFTDDRPVLDTNQHYADNWELSAQRALTVTRTLIAEGVPAGSVFAAAFGAQQPASPNTTEAGRARNRRVEIAPIPRQTAAASTPAAPDGH from the coding sequence ATGAGCGAGCTCGAGCTGGACGACGCGTCCACCGCCACCACCTGGGCGGCCTTCGGCGACCTGATGTCGGTGCTGCTGGGCGCCTTCGTGCTGATCCTGGTCGGGGTGATCGGCGTGCAGCTGCAGCTGTCCCAGCGCCTGGACCAGGAGGTCAAGCAGCGTCAGGCCGAGGCCCAGCGCCGCAAGACCCTGGAGCAGGCGCTAGCCGCGCCGCTGGCCGCCGGCCGGGTGACCCTGGTCGACGGCCGCATCGGCATCCGCGGCAACGTGCTGTTCGCACTCAACTCCGACCAGCTGCAGCCGGAGGGACGCGAGGTCCTGCGCAGCCTGGCCGCGCCGCTGGCCCAGTACCTGGCCGCGCGCGAGGAGATCCTGATGGTCAGCGGCTTCACCGATGACCGCCCGGTGCTGGACACCAACCAGCACTACGCCGACAACTGGGAGCTTTCGGCCCAGCGCGCGCTGACCGTCACCCGCACCCTGATCGCCGAGGGCGTCCCGGCCGGGTCGGTCTTTGCTGCGGCCTTCGGCGCCCAGCAGCCGGCCAGCCCCAACACCACCGAGGCCGGCCGCGCCCGCAACCGGCGCGTGGAGATCGCCCCGATTCCGCGCCAGACCGCCGCCGCGTCTACGCCTGCCGCGCCCGATGGCCACTGA
- a CDS encoding DeoR/GlpR family DNA-binding transcription regulator → MPPVTRDTSQRRLQISELVRQHGSVQVTALAKQFGVSMQTVRKDLRYLAERGVMARAYGGAIDSNVVGSNANEPHYETKRTAHLDEKRRIGARAAALVAAGDTIAIDSGTTAIQLAEALPDLEITVVTNDFGVLSALTPKSNINIVMLGGELRRKNMAFYGGLTVEALDALHVDKLFLGVDGFDLERGITTHYEPEAMLNRKMVEAARVVVAITDSSKFGKVCLHRIIPVSGLDTLITDTGAPDDITQACQALGVTMIRA, encoded by the coding sequence ATGCCGCCTGTTACCCGCGACACCAGCCAGCGCCGGCTGCAGATCAGCGAACTCGTGCGCCAGCACGGCAGCGTACAGGTCACCGCGCTGGCCAAGCAGTTCGGCGTGAGCATGCAGACCGTTCGCAAGGACCTGCGCTACTTGGCCGAACGCGGCGTCATGGCCCGCGCCTACGGCGGCGCGATCGACAGCAATGTCGTCGGCAGCAACGCCAACGAACCGCATTACGAAACAAAGCGCACCGCGCATCTGGATGAAAAGCGCAGGATCGGTGCGCGTGCCGCCGCGCTGGTCGCGGCGGGTGACACCATCGCCATCGATTCGGGAACCACCGCGATCCAGTTGGCCGAAGCCCTGCCGGATCTGGAGATCACCGTGGTCACCAACGACTTCGGCGTGCTGTCCGCACTGACGCCCAAGTCCAACATCAACATCGTGATGCTGGGCGGCGAACTGCGCCGCAAGAACATGGCTTTCTACGGAGGCCTGACGGTCGAGGCGCTGGATGCGCTGCATGTGGACAAGCTGTTCCTGGGCGTGGACGGCTTCGACCTGGAACGCGGCATCACCACCCACTACGAGCCGGAGGCCATGCTCAACCGAAAGATGGTCGAAGCAGCACGGGTGGTCGTGGCCATCACCGACAGCTCCAAGTTCGGCAAGGTGTGCCTGCATCGGATCATCCCCGTCTCGGGGCTGGACACGCTGATCACCGATACCGGCGCCCCCGATGACATCACCCAGGCCTGTCAGGCGCTGGGCGTTACCATGATCCGCGCCTGA
- a CDS encoding TonB-dependent receptor, whose protein sequence is MKAVPLQRRRLCHGIALALLMPATAWSQEAAPPAPATGGPQVQQDTAPSGTPQDAIDLQTVQVTGVRAALTRSNDLKRDASTVQDSITALELGKFPDNNVADSLSHITGVSISRTAGGEGQKVSVRGLGPEYTLTTFNGRILATDGEGRDFAYDVLPADVISGADVIKGAEAANTEGAIGGLVNLRSASPFDQPGQHGVVRVEGDRNQMSDLNGHKFSGVYSNTFADDTMGVILGVVSARRKDRTDTAGNDGGWTRNPDPSDPSWGGNAWGGNIDLNDNGELDPDEYGLIGPGQFRVGSILEDKKRTAFSGKFEWRPSDSFRLTVDGLKTKLDSPQVGYQQSYYPLFAPGRWSNVTVQDGIVTGLTLDNPDPEQRLNPELLNRTEYRVVDTALYGANAQWKVNDDLTLTGDVYRSTSRRHSGGQDSYVVMRLNQPNTTTITLNPSGIPNVATSLDDGRDWTSGLPKGEFGANDFLTHYNELAGDNIDDRINGGTLGGDLFVGAWHVDHLKFGVTLTDRRKARDLITNTLTGGADYYSGDNAINVGDLGGDLLSVYSLPNFMSGVSSTFPRSFIAFDVPAYEAALAAYTGTRPDGTAYDYANAAPVWNPLQSYRVTEKTTAFYVQADLSGERWDGNAGVRVVKTDTTSQAWDAQITSITENGAFNYTAAYAAPTSVSQKGNYTYVLPSANFVYHISDDLQLRLGAAKTMARPSVEQLAPTSSTESVSWGEFTQVYGGNVDLKPYTAKQGDVSLEWYFTERSIANLAVFYKRIDNQITTSWETGQDIGVGGISDADGNVVSPGPTLFNVMRPINGDYAKVHGIEAGLQHFWDNGLGFRAQYTRNWSESWVDGEKRPLEGIAPSVYSVSLMYEKGPWDLGVTADHTDGFVSAVNVLGAGYNEEADPLTWLTAHITYNINDMFTVSLEGNNLLNDEQTTSINGNPLLLNSYYRYGRSLTLGLTMRF, encoded by the coding sequence GTGAAAGCCGTCCCTCTGCAGCGCCGCCGTCTGTGTCATGGAATTGCCCTTGCCCTGTTGATGCCGGCCACGGCCTGGTCACAGGAGGCCGCCCCGCCGGCGCCTGCGACCGGTGGGCCTCAGGTCCAGCAGGACACCGCCCCGTCCGGCACGCCACAGGACGCCATCGACCTGCAGACCGTCCAGGTCACCGGCGTGCGCGCCGCGCTGACGCGCTCCAACGACCTCAAGCGTGATGCGAGCACGGTGCAGGACTCGATCACCGCGCTGGAACTGGGCAAGTTTCCGGACAACAACGTGGCCGACTCGCTCAGCCACATCACCGGCGTGTCGATCAGCCGCACCGCCGGCGGCGAGGGCCAGAAGGTCAGCGTCCGCGGCCTGGGCCCGGAATACACCCTGACCACCTTCAACGGTCGCATCCTGGCCACCGACGGCGAGGGGCGGGATTTCGCCTACGACGTGCTGCCGGCCGATGTGATCAGCGGTGCCGACGTCATCAAGGGCGCCGAGGCGGCCAATACCGAAGGCGCGATCGGCGGCCTGGTCAACCTGCGTTCGGCCAGTCCCTTCGACCAGCCGGGCCAGCATGGCGTGGTGCGCGTGGAAGGCGACCGCAACCAGATGTCCGACCTCAACGGGCATAAGTTCTCCGGTGTCTACAGCAACACCTTCGCCGACGACACCATGGGCGTGATCCTGGGCGTGGTGTCGGCGCGCCGCAAGGACCGCACCGACACGGCCGGCAACGATGGCGGCTGGACCCGCAATCCGGATCCGAGCGACCCGTCGTGGGGCGGCAACGCCTGGGGCGGCAACATCGACCTGAACGACAATGGCGAACTGGATCCCGACGAGTACGGCCTGATCGGGCCGGGGCAGTTCCGCGTCGGCTCGATTCTGGAAGACAAGAAGCGCACCGCATTCTCGGGCAAGTTCGAGTGGCGCCCAAGTGACAGCTTCAGGCTGACCGTGGATGGACTGAAGACCAAGCTGGACTCGCCGCAGGTCGGCTACCAGCAGTCCTATTACCCGCTGTTCGCGCCCGGACGCTGGTCGAACGTGACCGTGCAGGACGGCATCGTCACCGGCTTGACCCTGGACAACCCCGATCCGGAGCAGCGCCTCAATCCCGAGCTGCTCAACAGGACCGAATACCGCGTGGTCGACACCGCCCTGTACGGGGCCAACGCGCAGTGGAAGGTCAACGATGACCTCACCCTGACCGGCGATGTCTATCGCTCCACCTCGCGTCGCCATTCCGGTGGCCAGGACAGTTACGTGGTGATGCGGCTCAACCAGCCCAACACCACGACCATCACCCTCAATCCCTCGGGCATCCCGAACGTCGCCACGTCGCTGGACGATGGCCGCGACTGGACCAGCGGCCTGCCCAAGGGCGAGTTCGGCGCCAACGACTTTCTCACCCACTACAACGAGCTGGCCGGCGACAACATCGACGATCGCATCAACGGTGGCACCTTGGGCGGCGATCTGTTCGTGGGTGCCTGGCACGTGGATCACCTGAAGTTCGGCGTGACCCTGACCGATCGCCGCAAGGCGCGCGACCTGATCACCAATACCCTGACCGGTGGCGCGGACTACTACTCCGGCGACAACGCGATCAACGTCGGCGACCTCGGCGGTGACCTGCTATCGGTGTACTCGCTGCCGAACTTCATGAGCGGCGTCAGCTCCACCTTCCCGCGCAGCTTCATCGCCTTCGACGTGCCGGCCTACGAGGCGGCCCTGGCCGCCTATACCGGCACGCGCCCGGACGGGACTGCCTATGACTACGCCAACGCCGCGCCGGTGTGGAACCCGCTGCAAAGCTATCGGGTGACCGAGAAGACCACCGCGTTCTACGTGCAGGCCGACCTGTCCGGCGAGCGCTGGGACGGCAACGCCGGCGTGCGCGTGGTCAAGACCGACACCACCTCGCAGGCCTGGGATGCGCAGATCACCAGCATCACTGAGAACGGGGCCTTCAACTACACCGCCGCCTATGCCGCCCCGACCAGCGTCAGCCAGAAGGGCAACTACACCTACGTCCTGCCTTCGGCCAACTTCGTCTACCACATCAGTGACGACCTGCAGCTGCGCCTGGGCGCGGCCAAGACCATGGCGCGTCCCTCGGTGGAGCAGCTGGCACCGACCAGCAGCACCGAGAGCGTGTCCTGGGGCGAATTCACCCAGGTCTATGGCGGCAACGTCGATCTGAAGCCCTACACCGCCAAGCAGGGCGATGTCTCGCTGGAGTGGTACTTCACCGAGCGCTCGATCGCCAACCTGGCGGTGTTCTACAAGCGCATCGACAACCAGATCACCACCAGCTGGGAGACCGGCCAGGACATCGGCGTGGGCGGCATCAGCGATGCCGATGGCAACGTGGTCTCGCCAGGCCCGACCCTGTTCAACGTCATGCGTCCGATCAACGGCGACTACGCCAAGGTGCACGGCATCGAAGCCGGCCTGCAGCACTTCTGGGATAACGGCCTGGGCTTCCGCGCGCAATACACGCGCAACTGGTCCGAAAGCTGGGTCGATGGCGAGAAGCGCCCCCTGGAAGGCATCGCCCCGTCGGTCTATTCGGTGAGCCTGATGTACGAGAAGGGCCCGTGGGACCTGGGCGTGACCGCCGACCATACCGATGGCTTCGTCAGCGCCGTCAACGTATTGGGCGCCGGTTACAACGAAGAGGCCGATCCGCTCACCTGGCTGACCGCGCACATCACCTACAACATCAACGACATGTTCACCGTCTCGCTGGAAGGCAACAACCTGCTCAACGATGAGCAAACCACCAGCATCAACGGCAACCCATTGCTGCTCAACAGCTACTACCGCTATGGCCGCAGCCTGACCTTGGGGCTGACGATGCGGTTCTGA
- a CDS encoding DUF2894 domain-containing protein, which translates to MATESSPAQRIAAWRQAGADRIDPVRFHTLAALATRTAQLHGQARALLEARLAALAEDYAQILSARAKPAATDVRPIDAKRGTSLSTLLTQLGTARQPPANTESDAEASPNPRPPANSAQASTQRPAAATDSLPALDEFRQLWTRLRTEEQLRQSRQEAPEDAGPLNSGVLVHRAIALMRDAAPGYLGHFLAYLDALAWLEQMQGGGGLPAADSATQAPITGRPPRRKPRKRSG; encoded by the coding sequence ATGGCCACTGAGTCCAGCCCCGCCCAGCGCATCGCCGCCTGGCGGCAGGCCGGCGCCGACCGCATCGATCCGGTGCGCTTCCACACCCTGGCCGCCCTGGCGACCCGCACCGCGCAATTGCACGGCCAGGCGCGTGCACTGCTGGAAGCGCGGCTCGCCGCGCTGGCGGAGGACTACGCCCAGATCCTGAGCGCCCGTGCAAAGCCGGCCGCCACCGACGTCCGTCCCATCGATGCGAAACGAGGCACGTCGCTGTCCACGCTGCTGACGCAGTTGGGCACAGCAAGGCAGCCGCCCGCTAACACAGAAAGCGATGCGGAAGCCTCACCCAATCCGCGCCCGCCGGCCAACAGCGCACAAGCGTCGACCCAGCGCCCGGCAGCGGCCACCGACAGCCTCCCGGCACTGGACGAGTTCCGCCAGCTGTGGACCCGCCTGCGCACCGAGGAACAGCTGCGTCAGTCGCGACAGGAAGCCCCAGAGGATGCCGGCCCACTCAACTCCGGGGTCCTGGTCCACCGCGCCATCGCCCTGATGCGCGACGCCGCCCCCGGCTACCTGGGGCACTTCCTGGCCTACCTGGACGCCCTGGCCTGGCTGGAGCAGATGCAGGGCGGCGGCGGCCTGCCCGCTGCGGACAGTGCGACACAGGCACCGATCACGGGACGGCCGCCACGCAGGAAGCCTCGCAAGCGCAGCGGCTGA
- a CDS encoding DUF802 domain-containing protein: MRTDKLTPIAFAVFLAGLLPVAWIGIGYLGNHPIGVAMTLVIAACYLAGGLELYRYRRATATLQAAAADTAATQTGLRGWLERLDPSLRNAVRLRVEGERVALPAPALTPYLVGLLVLLGMLGTLLGMMATLRGTGLALEGSGDLQAIRGALASPVKGLAFAFGTSIAGVASSAMLGLLSALCRRERLQVVQALDVEIATTLRPHSQAHQREQAFDLLQQHTALMPVLLDRMQAMMETLERQQLAAGERLASGQADFHTRTEAIHTRLAASVEQSLKDGVAESARAAAAALQPLMESTLAGLARETAGLHERVGHAVQQHLEGVSSGLAETTDTAAAQWRAAAEAQREAAAALPPLMEATLAGLAGEAACVHARLAEAAQQHLDRVSSSLEQATTTAAAQWQAAADAQREANTALAAGLDAGLTRFGETFAGQAEALVGSVSSRLDAGTAAAALAWREAMAAQQASSEALATRHAQSLDAAAQTLHDHATALVDRLQQSHAGLQNTLEARDQARLAAWTETLDATGTRLAAQWEQAGQAVAERQQAICDALGQTAGQIAEQGQAHARDTIAEISRLVEAASDAPRAAAAVVGELREKLSDSMVRDTAMLEERTRLLGTLETLLDAVNHASTEQRGAVEGLVNTSADLLERLGGRFSEQIEAQAGRLDTAAAQLTGSAVEVASLGEGFGAAVQAFGASNEALMARLEQIAAALEAAQTRGDEQLAYYVAQAREVIDLSMLSQKQIIGELHQLSGNGAGNA, encoded by the coding sequence ATGCGCACTGACAAGCTCACCCCCATCGCCTTCGCCGTGTTCCTCGCCGGGCTGCTGCCCGTGGCCTGGATCGGCATCGGCTACCTCGGCAACCACCCCATCGGCGTGGCCATGACCCTGGTCATCGCCGCCTGCTACCTGGCCGGCGGGCTGGAGCTGTACCGCTACCGCCGCGCGACCGCCACGCTGCAGGCAGCTGCCGCCGACACCGCCGCGACCCAGACCGGCCTGCGCGGCTGGCTGGAACGCCTGGACCCGAGCTTGCGCAACGCCGTGCGCCTGCGCGTGGAAGGCGAACGCGTGGCCCTGCCCGCCCCCGCGCTAACGCCCTACCTGGTGGGCCTGCTGGTGCTGCTGGGCATGCTCGGCACCTTGCTGGGCATGATGGCCACCCTGCGCGGCACCGGCCTGGCGCTGGAAGGCAGCGGCGACCTGCAGGCCATCCGCGGCGCGCTGGCCTCGCCGGTCAAGGGGCTGGCCTTCGCCTTCGGGACCTCGATCGCCGGCGTGGCCAGTTCGGCCATGCTGGGGCTGCTCTCGGCGCTGTGCCGCCGCGAACGCCTGCAGGTCGTGCAGGCGCTGGACGTGGAGATCGCCACCACCCTGCGTCCGCATTCGCAGGCCCACCAGCGCGAACAGGCCTTCGACCTGCTGCAGCAGCACACCGCGCTGATGCCGGTGCTGCTGGATCGCATGCAGGCAATGATGGAGACCCTGGAGCGCCAGCAGCTGGCGGCAGGCGAACGCCTGGCCAGCGGGCAGGCGGATTTCCATACACGCACCGAGGCCATCCATACGCGTCTGGCCGCCTCGGTCGAGCAATCGCTCAAGGACGGCGTGGCCGAGAGCGCACGCGCCGCCGCCGCCGCGCTGCAGCCGCTGATGGAATCCACCCTGGCCGGGCTGGCGCGCGAGACCGCCGGCCTGCACGAGCGCGTCGGCCACGCGGTGCAGCAGCACCTGGAGGGCGTGAGCAGCGGCCTGGCCGAGACCACCGACACGGCGGCCGCGCAATGGCGGGCCGCCGCCGAGGCCCAGCGCGAAGCCGCCGCCGCCCTGCCACCGCTGATGGAAGCGACCCTGGCCGGGCTCGCTGGCGAAGCCGCCTGCGTCCATGCGCGCCTTGCCGAAGCCGCGCAGCAGCATCTGGATCGCGTGAGCAGCAGCCTGGAGCAGGCGACCACCACGGCGGCCGCGCAGTGGCAGGCGGCCGCCGACGCCCAGCGCGAGGCCAACACCGCGCTGGCCGCCGGCCTGGACGCCGGGCTGACGCGCTTCGGCGAAACCTTCGCCGGCCAGGCCGAGGCGCTGGTCGGCAGCGTGTCTTCCCGCCTGGACGCCGGCACCGCCGCCGCCGCGCTGGCCTGGCGCGAGGCCATGGCCGCCCAGCAGGCCAGCAGCGAGGCCCTGGCCACGCGTCATGCGCAGTCCCTGGACGCCGCCGCGCAGACCCTGCATGACCACGCCACGGCCCTGGTCGATCGCCTGCAGCAGTCCCACGCCGGCCTGCAGAACACGCTGGAGGCCCGCGACCAGGCCCGCCTGGCCGCCTGGACCGAGACCCTGGACGCCACCGGCACCCGCCTGGCCGCGCAGTGGGAACAAGCTGGGCAGGCCGTGGCCGAGCGCCAGCAGGCCATCTGCGACGCGCTGGGCCAGACCGCCGGCCAGATCGCCGAACAGGGCCAGGCCCACGCCCGCGACACCATCGCCGAGATCTCGCGCCTGGTCGAAGCCGCCTCCGACGCCCCGCGTGCGGCGGCCGCGGTGGTCGGCGAACTGCGCGAGAAGCTCAGCGACAGCATGGTCCGCGATACCGCCATGCTCGAGGAGCGCACGCGCCTGCTGGGCACCTTGGAAACCCTGCTGGACGCGGTCAACCACGCCTCCACCGAGCAGCGTGGCGCAGTCGAGGGCCTGGTCAACACCTCGGCCGACCTGCTCGAACGCCTGGGCGGGCGCTTCAGCGAGCAGATCGAGGCCCAGGCCGGGCGCCTGGACACCGCGGCGGCCCAGCTCACCGGCAGCGCCGTGGAAGTGGCCAGCCTGGGCGAGGGCTTCGGCGCGGCCGTGCAGGCCTTCGGTGCGTCCAACGAGGCGCTGATGGCGCGCCTGGAGCAGATCGCCGCCGCGCTGGAAGCCGCGCAGACCCGGGGGGATGAGCAGCTGGCCTATTACGTGGCCCAGGCGCGCGAGGTCATCGACCTGAGCATGCTCTCGCAGAAGCAGATCATCGGCGAGCTGCACCAGCTCTCCGGCAACGGCGCGGGCAACGCATGA
- a CDS encoding DUF3348 domain-containing protein produces MGKSLHRTPVAGPAFVRLLARLGQTSVPPLQQSLPDRLGQWVDWNRAVVLSRALDGTPAPAPEGTPAFDAAEDHACAQARAALVAGIEAACAHAVAPGADGVADFAPFRRRIMDQQRAMQATTGQLRGRLRERLAAAPAPLPRLAEVDAVMELTLSPREQTLLDAVPGLLAAHFARAQPAAPPSDEPARPPAPDAWQDAFREDMRQVLLAELDVRFHPIEALLAALRPHASGHHAH; encoded by the coding sequence ATGGGCAAATCCCTTCACCGCACGCCTGTTGCGGGCCCGGCGTTCGTGCGCCTGCTGGCCCGCCTGGGCCAGACCTCGGTCCCGCCCCTGCAGCAGTCCCTGCCCGACCGGTTGGGCCAGTGGGTGGACTGGAACCGTGCCGTGGTCCTGTCCCGCGCCCTGGATGGAACGCCAGCGCCCGCGCCGGAGGGCACACCGGCCTTCGACGCGGCCGAGGATCACGCCTGCGCCCAGGCCCGCGCCGCGCTGGTGGCCGGAATCGAGGCCGCCTGCGCCCACGCCGTGGCGCCTGGCGCCGATGGCGTGGCTGACTTTGCCCCGTTCCGGCGCCGGATCATGGACCAGCAGCGCGCGATGCAGGCCACCACCGGCCAGCTGCGCGGGCGCCTGCGCGAGCGCCTGGCCGCCGCACCGGCGCCACTGCCGCGCCTGGCCGAGGTCGACGCGGTCATGGAACTCACCCTGAGCCCGCGCGAGCAGACCCTGCTCGACGCGGTCCCCGGCCTGCTGGCGGCGCACTTCGCCCGCGCCCAGCCGGCCGCTCCCCCTTCGGACGAACCGGCGCGGCCCCCGGCGCCTGACGCCTGGCAGGACGCCTTCCGCGAAGACATGCGGCAGGTGCTGCTGGCCGAACTCGACGTCCGCTTCCATCCCATCGAGGCGCTGCTTGCAGCGCTTCGCCCCCATGCATCGGGACACCATGCGCACTGA
- a CDS encoding LysR family transcriptional regulator, whose product MSMNCEILDLRAFLLVAESRSFHRAAETLHVSQPALSRRIQKLEQAIGSPLLERTTRSVATTAVGENLLPLVRRMLEEFDGSLFAQRGDQIGSQITIACLPTAAFYFLPSVMARFHADYPNVRFRILDIPATDGLQAVERGEVEFGINFMGASDPNLAFDVLVEDPFVLACRRDHPLAKKRKIAWSDLEKHQLITVHRTSGNRTLLDGALARENLKLSWFYEVTHLSTSLGMVEAGIGVSVLPQMATPQGDHPTLVTRPIGSPVVSRTIGIVRRRGAMLSPMAERFLQMLQKQWKPAARAAERTRG is encoded by the coding sequence ATGAGCATGAATTGCGAGATCCTTGACTTGCGCGCCTTCCTGCTGGTGGCCGAGTCGCGCAGCTTCCATCGCGCCGCCGAGACCCTGCATGTCTCGCAACCGGCATTGAGTCGACGCATCCAGAAGCTGGAGCAGGCGATCGGCTCGCCGCTGCTGGAAAGGACGACGCGCAGCGTGGCCACCACCGCGGTCGGTGAGAACCTGCTGCCGCTGGTGCGACGCATGCTGGAGGAGTTCGACGGTTCGCTGTTCGCACAGCGTGGCGACCAGATCGGCAGCCAGATCACCATCGCGTGTCTGCCCACTGCGGCGTTCTACTTTCTGCCCAGCGTCATGGCGCGCTTCCACGCCGACTATCCAAACGTGCGCTTCCGCATCCTCGATATCCCGGCCACCGACGGACTGCAGGCGGTGGAGCGTGGCGAGGTCGAGTTCGGCATCAACTTCATGGGCGCCTCGGACCCCAACCTGGCCTTCGATGTGCTGGTCGAGGATCCGTTCGTGCTCGCATGCCGGCGCGACCATCCGCTGGCGAAGAAGCGCAAGATCGCCTGGAGCGACCTGGAGAAGCACCAGCTCATCACCGTGCATCGCACCAGCGGCAACCGCACCCTGCTCGACGGCGCACTGGCACGCGAGAACCTCAAGCTCAGCTGGTTCTACGAGGTGACCCATCTGTCGACATCGCTGGGCATGGTCGAAGCAGGCATCGGCGTTTCGGTGCTGCCACAGATGGCCACACCGCAGGGCGACCACCCGACCTTGGTCACACGACCCATCGGCAGTCCCGTGGTCTCGCGCACGATCGGCATCGTCCGCCGCCGCGGCGCGATGCTCTCACCGATGGCCGAGCGCTTCCTGCAGATGTTGCAGAAGCAGTGGAAGCCCGCCGCACGCGCCGCCGAACGGACGCGCGGCTGA